A stretch of the Actinomyces qiguomingii genome encodes the following:
- a CDS encoding CPBP family intramembrane glutamic endopeptidase — translation MPRTKTARTALKCAVVYILAMGIANLTVRHLFNTSYNDPGYAKAMLPFFCLLALGAVFCFLALRKQLPAPTGPKSYTLFLVIFVPVIGMTAYYLATNGELSAAFMTPLAVALLVGIAEELIFRRILYVGYLGEPNGNRINGALLVSATMFSLLHAVNILAGQPLTGTLSQLVSTFIAGLFYAIMYDYTKSIGLLITAHFLWDYILLSDAPVKYPAISIAMGALTAIEFVITLVLILKRRKQEAVAPSQSA, via the coding sequence ATGCCGAGAACCAAGACAGCACGTACCGCGCTGAAGTGCGCCGTCGTCTACATCCTCGCCATGGGGATCGCGAACCTGACCGTTCGCCACCTCTTCAACACCAGCTACAACGACCCGGGCTACGCGAAGGCCATGCTGCCATTCTTCTGCCTGCTGGCCCTGGGCGCGGTCTTCTGCTTCCTCGCCCTGCGAAAGCAGCTGCCCGCTCCCACCGGTCCGAAGAGCTACACGCTCTTCCTGGTGATCTTCGTTCCGGTCATTGGTATGACCGCTTACTACTTGGCGACGAACGGGGAGCTGAGCGCCGCCTTCATGACCCCGCTCGCCGTGGCGCTGCTGGTCGGGATCGCGGAGGAGCTGATCTTCCGCCGCATCCTGTACGTCGGCTATCTGGGTGAGCCGAACGGCAACCGCATCAATGGTGCCCTGCTGGTCTCCGCCACCATGTTCAGTCTGCTTCACGCGGTCAACATTCTTGCGGGTCAGCCCCTGACCGGGACCCTGTCGCAACTGGTGTCCACCTTCATCGCCGGGTTGTTCTACGCGATCATGTACGACTACACCAAGAGCATCGGCCTGCTGATAACCGCCCACTTCCTGTGGGACTACATCCTTCTGAGTGATGCGCCGGTGAAGTATCCGGCCATCAGCATCGCGATGGGCGCGCTCACCGCGATTGAATTCGTCATCACGCTCGTCCTCATCCTGAAGAGGCGGAAGCAGGAGGCAGTCGCCCCCTCTCAGAGCGCCTGA
- the topA gene encoding type I DNA topoisomerase — translation MSTKLVIVESPNKVRSIAGYLGKDFDVEASVGHIRDLAQPSELPAAEKKGPYGKFAVDVEGGFKPYYVVNPDKKKTVTQLRKALKDADELYLATDDDREGEAIAWHLLEVLKPKVPVKRMTFTEITKEAVTRALGNTRDLDTHRVDAQETRRILDRLVGYEVSPVLWRKVRAGLSAGRVQSVATRLVVERERERMAFKVAGYWGVQAQLSTDLAAGSSLRPPAGAPEASFTARLTALDGRRVATGRDFTDAGALRPAAVKAGTVHLHEGAARAVAEAITRAVPRVAEVEDKPYRRRPAAPFTTSTLQQEASRKLRMNPRETMRVAQALYENGFITYMRTDSTVLSGQAVAAARAQVAELYGAQYVAPKPRVYANKTKGAQEAHEAIRPAGDHFRTPAQVSGRLTGAQFRLYELIWRRTVASQMADATGSTATVRVDVPLRPADGGSRDAGITFSTASLSASGTVITFRGFLAAYEEGRDAERYESENTPAVAGGDAGASGEGSGSSPAAGGAAKAGKDREVRLPAMIAGQELCALAAEAAGHETTPPPRYTEASLVKALEEREIGRPSTYASIMSTISDRGYVEHRGQALVPTWLAFAVTRLLEENFSELVDYDFTASMEADLDRIAAGEEDRVGWLTHFYYGPQGQAGAGAGDAAPSGSASAAGIGAGQSQGLKALVDGLGEIDARAINSIDIGEGITLRVGRYGPYLEDAEGKRANVPGDLAPDELTVAKARELFARAADDGRELGVDPSTGHTIVAKDGRYGPYVTEILPEPDTAADAAGTEPAQESSAKSKSASRRSRKGPKPRTASLLKSMDLATVTLEQALDLLSLPRVVGQDADGVDITAQNGRYGPYLKKGTDSRSLESEEQLFTVTVEQALELFAQPKRRRGQAASRAPLRELGTDPATGRPVVIKDGRFGPYFTDGETNVTLRRDDDPATVTPERAYELLAEKRAKGPAKKRTARKTASKSSSAKKTTTRKSTTRKSTTRKTSG, via the coding sequence GTGTCTACCAAGCTCGTCATCGTCGAGTCCCCCAATAAGGTCCGCTCCATTGCCGGATACCTGGGCAAGGACTTCGACGTCGAGGCCTCGGTCGGCCATATCCGCGACCTCGCCCAGCCCTCCGAGCTGCCCGCAGCCGAGAAGAAGGGTCCGTACGGGAAGTTCGCCGTTGACGTTGAGGGCGGTTTCAAGCCCTACTACGTGGTCAACCCGGATAAGAAGAAGACGGTCACGCAGCTGCGCAAGGCCCTGAAGGACGCTGACGAGTTATACCTGGCAACCGATGACGACCGTGAGGGTGAGGCCATCGCCTGGCATCTGCTGGAGGTGCTCAAACCGAAGGTGCCTGTCAAACGCATGACCTTCACCGAGATCACCAAGGAGGCGGTCACCCGCGCCCTGGGCAACACTCGCGACCTGGACACCCACCGGGTGGACGCTCAAGAGACCCGTCGCATCCTGGACCGCCTGGTCGGTTACGAGGTCAGCCCGGTGCTGTGGCGCAAGGTGCGTGCCGGCCTGTCAGCCGGACGCGTGCAGTCGGTGGCCACCCGGCTGGTGGTCGAGCGCGAGCGCGAGCGTATGGCCTTCAAGGTTGCCGGCTACTGGGGTGTTCAGGCGCAGCTGTCCACCGATCTGGCAGCCGGAAGTTCCTTGCGTCCCCCCGCCGGGGCGCCGGAGGCCTCCTTCACCGCCCGCCTGACCGCACTGGACGGACGGCGCGTGGCCACCGGCCGGGACTTCACCGACGCCGGTGCGCTGCGCCCTGCCGCCGTCAAGGCCGGCACTGTCCATCTGCACGAGGGGGCCGCCCGCGCCGTCGCCGAGGCGATCACCCGGGCGGTGCCGCGCGTGGCCGAGGTGGAGGACAAGCCCTACCGGCGGCGCCCGGCCGCCCCCTTCACCACCTCCACTTTGCAGCAGGAGGCCAGCCGCAAGCTGCGCATGAACCCGCGCGAAACCATGCGGGTGGCGCAGGCGCTGTATGAGAACGGCTTCATTACCTACATGCGCACCGACTCCACGGTGCTGTCCGGGCAGGCGGTCGCCGCCGCCCGCGCCCAGGTGGCCGAACTGTATGGCGCGCAGTACGTGGCGCCGAAACCGCGCGTATACGCCAACAAGACTAAGGGCGCCCAGGAGGCGCACGAGGCGATCCGCCCCGCCGGCGACCACTTCCGCACCCCCGCGCAGGTCTCGGGACGGCTCACCGGCGCCCAGTTCCGCCTGTATGAGCTCATCTGGCGGCGCACTGTCGCCTCCCAGATGGCCGACGCCACCGGCTCCACGGCGACGGTACGTGTGGATGTGCCGCTGCGGCCGGCCGACGGGGGCTCCCGCGACGCCGGCATCACCTTCAGCACTGCCTCCTTGAGTGCCTCGGGAACCGTCATCACCTTCCGCGGCTTCCTGGCCGCCTACGAAGAGGGACGGGATGCCGAGCGCTACGAGTCGGAGAACACTCCTGCGGTGGCGGGCGGCGATGCCGGTGCCTCGGGCGAGGGCTCGGGGAGTAGCCCAGCAGCGGGAGGGGCTGCGAAGGCGGGCAAGGACCGGGAGGTGCGCCTGCCCGCCATGATCGCTGGTCAGGAGCTGTGCGCACTAGCCGCCGAGGCGGCTGGGCATGAGACCACCCCGCCGCCTCGCTACACCGAGGCCTCCCTGGTCAAGGCACTGGAGGAGCGGGAGATCGGCCGCCCGTCCACCTACGCCTCCATCATGTCCACCATCTCCGACCGCGGCTACGTGGAGCACCGGGGCCAGGCGCTGGTGCCCACCTGGCTGGCCTTCGCCGTCACCCGCCTGCTGGAGGAGAACTTCAGTGAGCTGGTCGACTACGACTTTACCGCCTCCATGGAGGCCGACCTGGACCGCATCGCCGCCGGTGAGGAGGACCGGGTCGGCTGGCTCACACACTTCTATTACGGGCCGCAGGGGCAGGCCGGCGCTGGGGCCGGTGATGCCGCACCGTCCGGTTCGGCGTCCGCAGCGGGGATCGGCGCGGGGCAGAGCCAGGGGCTGAAGGCCCTGGTTGACGGCTTGGGCGAGATCGACGCCCGCGCCATCAACTCCATTGACATTGGTGAGGGCATCACTTTGCGTGTGGGCCGTTACGGCCCCTACCTGGAGGACGCCGAGGGCAAACGTGCCAACGTTCCCGGTGATCTGGCACCCGATGAGTTGACGGTGGCCAAGGCGCGGGAGTTGTTCGCCCGTGCCGCCGACGACGGCCGCGAACTCGGCGTCGATCCCTCCACCGGGCACACCATTGTCGCCAAGGATGGCCGTTACGGCCCCTACGTCACCGAGATCCTGCCCGAGCCGGATACTGCCGCCGACGCCGCCGGGACGGAGCCCGCGCAGGAGTCCTCCGCCAAGTCGAAGTCGGCCTCCCGACGGTCCAGGAAGGGGCCCAAGCCGCGCACGGCGTCGCTTTTGAAGTCCATGGACCTGGCCACCGTCACCCTGGAGCAGGCCCTCGACCTGCTGAGCCTGCCACGGGTGGTCGGCCAGGACGCCGACGGCGTCGACATCACCGCGCAGAACGGTCGCTACGGACCGTACCTGAAGAAGGGGACGGACTCGCGTTCCTTGGAGAGCGAGGAGCAGCTGTTCACGGTGACTGTGGAGCAGGCGCTGGAGCTGTTCGCCCAGCCGAAGCGTCGTCGCGGTCAGGCCGCCTCCCGGGCGCCCCTGCGTGAACTCGGCACCGATCCGGCCACCGGCCGGCCCGTGGTGATCAAGGACGGCCGCTTCGGCCCCTACTTCACCGACGGGGAGACTAACGTGACGCTGCGCCGCGACGATGATCCGGCCACCGTCACCCCCGAGCGCGCCTATGAACTCCTGGCGGAGAAGCGTGCCAAGGGCCCGGCCAAGAAGCGCACCGCCCGTAAGACCGCGAGCAAGAGCTCGAGTGCGAAGAAGACAACCACACGGAAGTCGACCACGCGGAAGTCGACCACCCGTAAAACGAGCGGCTGA